Proteins encoded within one genomic window of Paramisgurnus dabryanus chromosome 13, PD_genome_1.1, whole genome shotgun sequence:
- the csnk2a1 gene encoding casein kinase II subunit alpha — protein sequence MSGPVPSRSRVYPDVNTQRPREYWDYESHVVDWGNQDDYQLVRKLGRGKYSEVFEAINITNNEKVVVKILKPVKKKKIKREIKILENLRGGPNIISLLDIVKDPVSRTPALVFEHVNNTDFKQLYQTLSDYDIRFYMYEILKALDYCHSMGIMHRDVKPHNVMIDHEHRKLRLIDWGLAEFYHPNQEYNVRVASRYFKGPELLVDYQMYDYSLDMWSLGCMLASMIFRKEPFFHGHDNYDQLVRIAKVLGTEDLYDYIDKYNIELDPRFNDILGRHSRKRWERFVHSENQHLVSTEALDFLDKLLRYDHQARLTAREAMDHPYFYPIVKDQGRGAPAPGMAASSTPVSSSSMMAGITSMTPSAQPNIANMSAGSPIIPAPNTMATQVPTAAGAQP from the exons ATGTCTGGCCCTGTCCCAAGTCGCTCTCGAGTTTACCCTGATGTAAACACACAGCGACCCAGAGAGTACTGGGACTATGAATCCCATGTGGTAGACTGGGG AAATCAGGATGACTACCAGTTAGTGCGAAAGCTTGGCCGGGGAAAATACAGTGAAGTGTTTGAAGCCATAAACATCACGAACAATGAGAAAGTAGTCGTCAAAATACTCAAG CCAgtaaaaaagaagaaaattaaACGAGAAATAAAAATTCTGGAAAACTTGAGAGGAGGTCCCAACATCATATCACTTTTAGACATCGTAAAGGATCCTGTG TCTCGAACGCCAGCACTGGTCTTTGAGCATGTTAACAACACAGACTTCAAG CAACTCTATCAGACGTTATCAGACTATGACATCCGCTTCTACATGTATGAAATTCTTAAG GCTCTGGACTACTGCCACAGCATGGGGATAATGCACAGAGATGTAAAACCACACAATGTTATGATTGACCATGAACACAGAAAG CTTCGGCTGATTGATTGGGGTTTGGCTGAGTTTTACCACCCAAACCAGGAGTACAACGTGCGTGTGGCATCCCGATACTTTAAAGGTCCTGAACTACTTGTGGACTATCAG ATGTATGACTACAGTCTGGATATGTGGAGTCTTGGATGCATGCTGGCCAGTATGATCTTCAGGAAGGAGCCGTTTTTCCATGGACATGACAACTATGATCAG CTTGTTCGGATAGCAAAGGTTTTGGGTACTGAGGACCTGTATGATTACATTGACAAATACAACATTGAACTGGACCCACGCTTTAATGACATTTTGGGCAG aCACTCCCGTAAGAGATGGGAACGATTTGTGCACAGTGAGAATCAGCACCTGGTCAGTACAGAAGCTCTGGATTTCCTGGACAAGCTGCTACGTTACGACCACCAGGCCCGACTGACAGCCCGTGAGGCCATGGACCACCCATACTTCT ACCCCATTGTAAAAGACCAGGGCAGAGGTGCACCGGCTCCAGGAATGGCTGCCAGCTCCACACCAGTCAGCTCCTCTAGCATGATGGCAG GCATTACCTCTATGACTCCGAGCGCACAGCCCAACATAGCCAACATGAGTGCTGGTTCTCCCATCATCCCTGCCCCAAACACAATGGCCACACAAGTGCCCACTGCCGCAGGAGCCCAGCCCTGA